AGGGAGGACGAAGAATGAACTTACCAGCCCAGATCTCTCTCACCTGCTGTTTCCTCACTGATCGAAAGGAATTGATTCCTTAAGAGGCATCATCTAGCCCCTTCTGAGTCTAGAAGCCCATCCGCACGTGGGGCTGGCCAGCCTGTCTGTGCAGCCACACCAAGAGGGTCCTGCCTGGGGCGGGTGACTGGTCCCTTCCAGATGGCTAAACCGATCGGGCTGGCTGTGGAGGCAGCCGTGGAGCCTGGAGAAAGGCGACTCTAGCCAAGGTGTGTTCGAACCGTGCTATCAACCAGGCTATTAACATCAACAAGTGCTGGAGCTAGATAGATGGACCCTAAGGTGGGATTTTGTCTGACGTACCTCTGAGACCTCAGCAGCTGGCACTTGAAAAAGGAGACACTATTGACCCGCTTTTCTTGCTCCAAACCTTCCACTGCACATGTCTGCTAGTCCGTTCATTATACCCTCAGACGGCAGTGACCATGCTCTCAGTGGCTGAGCGTCTAGTCACCATGTGTCCCCGTTCAAATCACAAGTTGGCTCTGGGTCCCACTGTGTGTGTCTATATGGCCACGCCACCCTTACTGTTTGGACTTTCAAAACCCATCATCTGTCTGGCCTGGGTTCAGTGTTATGTAACACTAAGTACACAAGGAAATGAAGACTAGAGCTGGCTGGTCCATGCAATAAACACAGTTCTGTAATGCAAAAGATTTCTCAACAAAAGGACCCTCTGTCTCTCAGTCCTTCACTGGCACTACACAGTTCGGTTCAGAAGCCTTCTTATCACCTTTCAGGAAAAGTAGCCAAAGCTCCTAGCTCTCTTCATACGCCATGTCACTTGGGTCCCTGTGGCAGCCCACTCCAGGGAAGAAGAGAACGGACAGCTGGAATTTGGGAGACGAACAACAAATGCTTTCCCCCCAGCTGTCAGGGAGTTCCGGGTTGTCTGGAGCAGGAACAAGAACTGATAAACCTCTCTGGTCCATAGGATTTGATTCAGGTACAGCAGGACCCAGGCCCTGGTATAATAGGGTAATTGTACTTGTTTGGACTTGGCCTGAGTGGGACACTGGGAATTGATGCCAAGGAAGGTGAAACTTGCCAGACATTCTTCGATTTTTGCCAACGGATCATTTGGGCTTTGAGAGCTCCATTTTCTCCTGCGGGACTGTGAGGCCAAATTCGCATCCTGGGCACAAGATCCTCATCCTCATGTGGCCTCCAGAGACTTGAAACTCAGGGGAAGTAAGGAGAGGGGGTGGactggagaggggagggagcagaggaaggatgTTCAAGATGAGAAAGCAGATCACTCCCTGAGGCACGTGTTCTTTCAATGGAGAAATGAAACCTGAAGCAATTATATGGTGAGAGgataattttctttcagtttcctgattttttttttcaagggtgCCATTTCATTTGCATCATTCAGACAATTTTTTGAATTGGTTCACTTCTTGTTGTCTGAATGGACCTACATTATTGTTCTCATTCCAGGACCTCTGCGGGCGCCGACCACTCACCGTGCGCTCCAACAGCAGTGGCTCTTCGATGACCATGTTCTTAATTCCAGGTTAACTTAGCATTGCTATCACAACTGCTTACCCTCCCAAAACAGGCACAGAATTTATGGCCACTTTCTTaagtgagagaggaaaccagAGAATCAGAGAACCTTAGAGCCAGAATAGacctctcgtgtgtgtgtgtgtgtgtgtgtgtgtgtgtgtgtgtgtgtgtgtatttgggggAGCGGTACCCTACTGCCTCttttcagaaagagaagttaaggcaTAGAACAGGCAAGTGGCTTGTCCTGGGTCACACAGCTTAGCCAAGTGACAAACCTGGACTTTTGGTGTCTAGTATGGTGCTCTTCCCATctcagtttttgtgtttttacttttcttactaggtggctcagacagttaagactcctgatttcagctcaggtcacgatctccccGTTGGGTAATTAagccccacacctggctccctgctcagtgcggagtctgcttgcccctctccctctgccccttccccgccccttcaaaagtaaattaaataaataaagtctcttttttttttttccctttaagggagagggaaaggcgtctttaagacaaaaatattttttggagagTGTGGAAAGACTCCCACTTCGCCATGGTTTTCAAGTAACTCTCCAGCCCCTGCTCTAACTCAAACTGTGAGAGAATAGTTGGGGCCTGGCTGACCTCCTGGGCCATGTCAGGCCATGACAGCGCATGTCAGCATGGGTCCAAAAGGAATTTATTAATGAAGACTAATGTCAGAAGGTACATGCTGTGTGTGCCCCCTAATTGGATTTGGAAAATCCGTaatgtgagatttaaaaaaaaaaaaaaaagatttaattttgtgCCTTCGTGTGACAGCCCCTGCCTAAACCGTCCATCACTCCCTGCCAGGGGCAGGTGACTGTCCAGCCTTCCTCAGGGAACGAAGTTCTCAAGACAAGCCCTCCCACACCTTGGGGTCACTTCTTGGGTGGCTTTGTTTCTCCTCTGCTTCCCACAGTTGCACACCTTCGGCGGCCACCATCCCTGGGGAAACTCGGTCTTAAGTCCCATGCACAAACGCTCCAGCCCCGCGGGGCTCCCAGGACAAGACTGCGATTGGATTTCGCGTGGCCGcccagctccccctgctcctctcctctcctgcccgGGAATCCCCGGAGCCAATCAGAGCGTCGCGGAGCTCCCGGTTGTAGAGTCCCGAGCCCGGGACCCGCCCCTCTTTGTTGCGGTGGCCAATGGACGCGTTCAGAACATCGGCGGCCGCCCGGGTGACTCGGTTATATGTCACAGAATAACATTCGAGAATGGGACATGGAATGAGGCGACGGctgcagcagccccagcagccgcagcagccccagcagccccaggcccaggcccagcccccgcagccgccgcagcagcccccgccgcccccgccgcccggaGAAGCTCCGCGGCCATGAGGCCCCTGGCCGGCCCGAGGTAGGGTCGGGGGGCTGCGGCGCGCCCGCCTCGCGCCCCGCCCGCAGCCAGTCCCCCGGGTGCCTGGCGCTGGAActcggggaggggtgggggcggcgcCACTTGCACGGGCGCCTGGGAGCCGCAGCCGGTCCTCGCCCACCGGCTCCCGGAGGGCCTCCGGGCCGAATCGCGGCCGCCTTTGCAAGccgaggctgctgctgctgcgccCTCGCGGCAGCCCGGGCGCTCACGTGCCGGTACGTTCCGGGCGCGACTGGCGCTCTGCCACATCTGGCACCAAGGAATGCGTGGAGCCTTGCGGGGACCTCCTGCTCCTTCACGCAGCACGAGCTGTCTTTCTTCTCCCAACCCGTCCACTCCGCACCTTCCGCGCTCCGTGGATCCCCCTCCGGGTGTCTGAGGGCGGGTGTGAAGCTTGGGGGCAAAATTCGAGTCGCCTTCCTCGGGAATTGCAGGGCTGCAAGCTCGTGGGCAATTGCTGGAGGGGTCTGTCGGCGCGCGGGGGGGAGCGGGGAGTGACGCGGGGCCACTCCGAGGCCCCGCCGCCGTTGGACACAGTGCGCCCCGCCTCTGGTGTCCACTTACCCGTGGTGTGTGCTGTGTCTCCACTGATTTCAGGCTCGGCCCGTAAGCGGAGCTCCAGCCGCCGCTCCCGGTTCGCGCGTCCTGCGGCAGCCAGAGGCATGGAGAAGGCCGTCCCCGCGGGGCGCTGATCCCTGTGCCGCGCCCGCGCGCACACGcccccccgcgccgccgccgccgccgcgcgccccccgcacccccgccccgccccggccccaccATGACCGGCTCCGCGGCCGACACTCACCGCTGCCCACACCCCAAAGGCGCCAAAGGCACCCGGTCCCGGAGCAGCCACGCGCGGCCCGTGAGCCTCGCCACCAGTGGGGGCTCGGAGGAGGAGGACAAAGACGGCGGGGTGCTGTTTCACGTTAACAAGAGCGGCTTCCCCATCGACAGCCACACCTGGGAGCGCATGTGGATGCACGTGGCTAAGGTGCACCCCAAGGGGGGAGAAATGGTGGGCGCCATCAGGAACGCCACCTTCTTGGCAAAGGTCAGAGGCTTCGATGGACAGGGTGGGGTGGGCAATGATGGGAACACTTCAATCTGCATAGCAAGTAGAGGCGATGTCCATTTTCCTGGTCCGGTTCTGGACTCCCTTATGCTCCCCCATTCTTCCGGGCCGGTCCCCCTTTGCTTAATTGAGACGTTTGTCTTGGAAGCCTtagaaatgggggagggagagatggagggctTGCAGTCCTGGGACTGTGTGGTCTGGCGGTGCCAAGGGTTCTTTGAATCTCCAGCCAAACTCTGTTTGCTACCCCCATCACCTCCTCCAGCAAAAGCTATAAGCCACCTGGTAGCCACCAGGTAACACCAGTGTTGCCAAGAATGCtcagaaaccccccccccccccccagggatcacaccctccttttcctctttggagaCTCTTAAGTCCTTGCCTGTCTCTCCTTTGCAAATGATTTATCAGGCTGTGAATGAATTTTGCAATCAACCAGTCAGACTTCTCAGCGTGAATCATTTCTAGACTTtttgccaattctttttttcatgACAGTGACTTTCACCTCTGAAACTTGCAAAGCAGTGAACTGTCTCTTTTCTCAGCTTATCTGagctccaagaaaaaaaagaaaaaaaaaaaaagaagaagaagagctttGGCTATTGCTTAAAAGGGACTTTCCAGTGCACATGATGCATTAGTCTCCCTGGATAGAGATGGAGGCTCAGGAGCGAAACTCTTTCTACCTTGGAGAGAAGCCAGCGAGCAGACTGAGTCTGGTGGCCAAGGATATAGTTAGTAAGACGGAGGGAGGGAGATGTGTGGTGGTCACTCTATGAGACCTCAGAAAGCAAGCTGCAGAGAAATGCTACAGAGCCTGGGGGTGATGGCATAGCAGATGGTTTTCGTTGCCCCCTGGGGACACTGGTGTGGCTGAGACGACTTCTGGGCTGGTCTAGGAATGCCAGACCTGAGACCTGAAAGGCCATCTGGCTGAGTCCCTAACCTGGAGCATCTGGTGACCTGAGCATCTGAGCCCTGCAGGCCAGAGAGCTGCATGTGCCCTTGAGGGGAGTGACAGGGCCCAGAAGCTTCCTGCTGCAATCATTCAGTGCTTTATTGCAGCAGGTCACGGAGCCCTTCACTATGCCCAATGAGGACATTTCTTGCTTTGTTGCCGGCTGTGATTTACCCCTGCTGGGCTTTCCTGGAGCAGGAGAACAACGCTGGTCTCGGCTGGCAGTTCTGACTTCAGATTTTTGTCCTTCCTTGACTGAGGCGTGCTTTACTTAAGGAGGACCTGGGAGCCCTTTAGCCCTGGAAGAGAGGTGGCCACAGGGGACCAAGGCCTGTTCCTGCTGTCCTATGCTGCAAATCTAATTCAGCTCCCGACCTCTGACCCTACTGCTAAGGGTGGCTTTGGCTTTCTCCTGGTCTTGTGTGTGCAGACCCCTTTTCTCCATAGGAatcagaaagtgttttttttggtggagactgCTCTCCCCCCTCTCAGCAGAATCCCTTCTTCTTCCCAGAGACCTCGTGGGGATGGGGAGCTCATCACCTCACAGGGCAGCTCGCCCAGAGCCTGGCCAGATTTGGGTGTTGGTGGTTGGGAAACTCTTGTCTTCAGTGGCacagaaattctcctttttcaccTTCAGCCCCATGTGACCACTAATTGTTGGGTTGCCCTTTGAATCAGAGCAGCGCACCCCTACCTCCTTCACTATTCATAGCTCCCTAGAATGTTACTACGACACAGCCTTCTTGGAATAAAAATCAAGGGACTGAATTCTAGTCCTGGTGGTGCTGCCTCTGGCTTTGTGGCCTCAGtcactcacttaaaaaaaacaaactctggtcttagttttctcatctgtaaaatgggaattgaCAAGATTTCATATCAAGTTCCTTCCAGCTCTTCAGTCCCTTGACGATAAGACCTACGTGTCTCCAGATCTCCAATGCTGAGCTGTGTGACAACAGAGTTGACTTAGAACAAGTCCTCAGGACCGTGACCTTCCGTCATTCTGCatcttcctttagttctttgtccTCACGTAACTCCTTTCACTGTGTCTTAGTGTCACAGTTCCCAGATCAAAGCACTCTCCTCACCCTCTTTCTAGGACACTTGCTAGTTTGTCAGCAGTCAGTCCTCTAAAATAAGCACCTATGAAACACAATATTCTCAATGTTGTCTGAGTGGTTTAAAACACAGATTACTTTCCCCTGAGACCTGTACCTGATGTTTCCATTATTGTGGCTGAATGATGtgttcttgggaaaaaaaaaaaaaaaaaagttcccttttATACATAGCAACCACACCGTCTTATCTTTTCGCAGCAACCTGAAGTCACAGCAGAACTCCTGCCAGGCTGGGAAAACCCCAGGCCAAACACAGACCTTGGCTTTTTGAACCTGAACttaacatttctctctcttaCGTTGCATCATAATAGCGTGTTCTCTGACTCCATCTCCGTATCCCCTTCTCCCAGGTCCTGACCTTCCCCAACCCCTGACCCCTACCTAGGTCCTGAGACGGGAAACATCTTCAAAACAGCTTCTGGTTCCAGGGACCACTTCTTTGAACAGTCCAAGGGCTGTTCTCACACTCAGCTGGGCAGACTTTTCCCTTTGGGTCTGTGTCTTTTCTCCTTTAGCAAGTGTCTTGCTGAGGACTTTGTATAGAAGAGGagtggtgggggcgcctgggtggcaaagcctctgccttcggctcaggtcatgatctcagagtcctgggattgagcctcgaatcgggctctctgctcagcagggagcctgcttccccctccctctctgcctgtctgcctgcctacttgtgatctctctctctctctgtcaaattaataaataaaataaaataaaataaaaagaggagtgggggtgggcaaTGGTAGAGCGCTGGAAGGTACAAGAACTTTAAGAGGAGGATGGAATGCTACTTCTTTGAGGCCATTTTGTGAACAGCCCTGGGAAGTTCTGCTCACAGGTCCAGGTCCCTCTACCTGGGCAGGGGCGGGAGTGGGAGGTTTGGGGCTCAGGGGTCTGGGGGTTCACCCCATCTGCAAGCCTCCTTTTAAATGTGTGACTGCAGGCCTTGCCCCTGGTGGTTACTGGGTCCAAGGCAGCAGCGGACTAGGTGAAGGCGGGGGCTTTTCACGGAAAGTCGGAAAAGCAGCAGAGTCAGTCGGAGGATGGTGGAGGATGAGAAAGGCGAGGCGGAGAGAGCGCCCGGCCCAGAAAAGAGAGCAGGGTGTGCTCGGAAgccgctcctcctgcttctctcccggCTGAGCTGAACTCTCCAAGGGGCAGCCAGAATGGATTCAGCAGGAAACAGTGATCGTTTCTTAAAGACCCCACGTTTTCGTGCCTCATTCTCATGTCGGTTCTAAATTAGGGAAGGATTCCGTTTTAGAGGACTCCGCTTTGCCTGAGCAGAGAGGTGTGAGACTGCGAGTCTGCGGCCAGGGCCCCCTTCTGCCCGCTGCTAGCTCACACGGGCAGCACACTCCTGCCTCTGGAACCGTGGTCTGTCCTTCCTGCTTGGCCCAAGGTTGAGACCCCCCCAGAGCTCCATACCAGGACACCCTCAACAGGGGCCTGGCTGCCCTTGAGGCAGAGGCCTGGGCTCCATTCTGGGCTGGTGACTGATGTTCTGTGCTGCTTCTCCGAGTTGCCTGGTGTGTCTGCGCTGGTAACTGTTTCTTCCAGAGCAGGGGCAGCAAAaggctttgctttcttctcattctttctgctTAAAGATTCCTGGCGCCCAGTGTTCTGGCTTGcctccttgctttctcttctgcctttctgcttctcttgcttATGGGGATGCCATTTGCACACCTGTGTCCCCTGACATCATTTCTCCCTGCATTCTTTGGACAGGTGATTCTGTTTGCCGAGAATGGGATGAGAAGGAGCCTGACCACAGAAGCCTTGCCCGTGGTTCCTTTCCGTATTCTTGAACAATAACCTTCCTACCCAGCCCAttccttcctcctgtcccccaccccccagggaccCAGACCACAGGCCTATGTAGAGAGGCTGGTTTTGACCTCTTCCCTCTGGATTCCACCTCCCTCAGCTGGGCTGTGACTTGAGGGGCTGGTGGCAGGCGGCAGGTGGCAGGAACC
The window above is part of the Mustela nigripes isolate SB6536 chromosome 10, MUSNIG.SB6536, whole genome shotgun sequence genome. Proteins encoded here:
- the LOC132026322 gene encoding collagen alpha-1(I) chain-like; its protein translation is MHKRSSPAGLPGQDCDWISRGRPAPPAPLLSCPGIPGANQSVAELPVVESRARDPPLFVAVANGRVQNIGGRPGDSGRGAAARPPRAPPAASPPGAWRWNSGRGGGGATCTGAWEPQPVLAHRLPEGLRAESRPPLQAEAAAAAPSRQPGRSRAGSARKRSSSRRSRFARPAAARGMEKAVPAGR